In Carnobacterium sp. CP1, the following are encoded in one genomic region:
- the fliJ gene encoding flagellar export protein FliJ, protein MGKFRFSMEKVLDWRSDTEEAKKKELGDAQREKFQQEALLQELIQENIKIKNESLTTTRIDILRRQNMYKVMLDERIVQQKNQVEIAEKSVEAARIALMEAHKDKKAMEKLKEKEYTFVMEQEKSEEQKQLDEMATLSYGRSFY, encoded by the coding sequence TTGGGTAAATTTCGATTTTCAATGGAAAAGGTCCTAGATTGGCGTTCAGATACAGAAGAAGCCAAGAAAAAGGAACTTGGAGATGCACAAAGAGAAAAATTTCAGCAAGAGGCGTTATTGCAAGAGTTGATTCAAGAAAACATTAAAATTAAAAACGAAAGCTTAACAACGACTCGGATCGATATTCTGCGTCGTCAGAATATGTACAAAGTTATGCTGGATGAACGAATCGTTCAGCAAAAAAACCAAGTGGAGATAGCTGAGAAATCTGTTGAAGCAGCTCGTATCGCGTTGATGGAAGCTCATAAAGACAAAAAGGCCATGGAAAAACTGAAAGAGAAAGAATATACCTTTGTGATGGAACAAGAGAAAAGTGAAGAACAAAAACAATTGGATGAAATGGCTACCTTAAGTTATGGCAGATCTTTCTATTAA